A region of the Callithrix jacchus isolate 240 chromosome 5, calJac240_pri, whole genome shotgun sequence genome:
TCTCAAGTTCACCAACAGGTCTAGTGACTCTGGCTGGCGGCTGGGGGCGAGGAGAATCGCAGAGTGCCTGACTATTGGCCCTCCGCGCCCTCTGGACAGTGGCGGTATCTCCTGGGTCCGGGCCCCGGAGCCGCACTCCCGCAGCAGGGCGCCTGGTGGAGCGCACGGCCTCGGCGACAGTCAGCTCCGCGGCCTCTgctcccgcccctccccgccGCGCCGGGAAGGGGCGGAGACGAGGAGGAGCTGGGGCGGCCGCCGAGCTCTAGGGCGCACCAAGCCCTTTAAAAGCCGCGGGCCTTGACAGCTCGGTTGACAGCGGTCCCGCGTCCCTCGTCCGGCACTCCCAGCTCGCGAGCCGGCTCCGGGTGCGGCGAGGCCCAGTCCGCTCGGCTTGCACGCCGGACCGCGGGACGCGCTCCATGCGACTGCTCAGCATGTCCGGGCACTTTCTGCTCACACCCATTCCCGAGTCCTCCCCGGACCTCCTGCCCAAGGACATCAAACTGGCAGTGCTGGGCGCCGGGCGCGTGGGCAAGAGCGGTGAGTGCGGCGAGGACCCCGAGTCGGCTTCGTTCCCTGGCTCCTGCCGCGGCCACTGGGGGCGCTGCGGAGAGAGGGACCCTCGGCCGAAGCTGCGGGCAAGGGGCAGGTGGAACCCGGCTGCTTCCGCGCTCGGAGGGTCCCCGTCAGTCCGGCCTGCTTCCCTGGCCGTTTCCTGGGGCATCTACTCCTGGGCTCTCGGCGGGGTTCACGCCTGTTCGGGGATGGGGTGCAGAGGGGTGTCCCGCCAGTCGTACTCGCGGCGAAGCCCGCGGCTCCTCGGCTTTGCGGAGCCTCTGGAAGGGAGCCGTGCCCGCGGTTCTGCGCCCCTCACTCCCTCCAGTTCTCCCGGGAGTGCCGGGGCTTGACCGGCTTGTCCTACTCCTTCGGTTGattttcccatttccttttcAGCAATGATCGTGCGCTTCCTGACCAAGAGATTCATTGGCGACTATGAACCGAATACGGGTGAGAATACTTTCACGCTCCCTGCTTTTATGtttgcatgtttctttttctttttcggGATGGGAGTTTGAGAATTGAAAGCAAATTCTCCTTCATTCTCCAGGCAAATTGTATTCACGGCTGGTCTCTGTCGAGGGGGACCAGCTCTCCCTGCAGATCCAGGACACTCCTGGGGGCGTCCAGGTAAGGACCTCCAGGGGCAAAGAGCTCACCCCAAACCCTCAGACCACCCCGGAGGGCACAGCACGTAGGGTGCCCACGCTGGGCGCAGTGGTCTAAGCAAGGCATCTAAACAGACCTGTGCATTTAGAGGTAGGAATGGGCTGTCCACAGGTGGGGCCAGTGGTTGGGGTGTCAGAAACTCTCTAGGGGGGAGGCGTGGTTAGAACCAGCCTCCTTTTGTTAGCAGCTGACTTAACTTCATTTTGCAACCCTGGTGGGCCATCACTACTTAGGCACCTCTTCCGAAGGTAGCCATGGAAccattaacaaagaaaaaaaaaaaacatttaaaaaacaacagcaacagttAGGATTCTGCTGGGAGAGTCCTCTCCCCTGACAAACactgctttttttctgaaatggagttttgctctgttacccatacttgagtgcagtggctccatctcggcccattgcaacctccgcctcctgggttctagcaattttcctgcctcagccttcctagtagctgggactacaggggcctgtcaccatgcccggctaatttgttgtggtggttgtatttttcagtagaggtggggtttccctatgttggccaggctggtctcgaactgctgacctcaagcgatctgcctatctcggcctccaaagtgctgggattataggctgaggCACAGTGCGGGATCCAAGCACTGCTGAAGTGCTGCTGTTATTGGCTGCTCCCTCAAGTCAGTAATTGCAATTAGATAACCCCTTGGCAGAGGATCTAGGATGTAACTTGTTTATTAACCAGTTACTAATTGCTACTCCCTTCTCCAGAGGAAAGGTCTTGTGGAAGAACCCTAAGCAAGGAATTTCTTTCTGTAACATTCTTAAGAAGtgcatgttaaaaatatttgtatgggTTTGGGAATAGATATTTATCTTGGcttattttcaaagttttgtttATTATGAGTTAGTGTTTTCTACAAATTGAGCCATTCTGGTTTGAGGTCATTCTTCAGTCAGCCATGGTTCACCAGAGACTGCCTGTCAAGCAAGGGGTTTAAAAATAATGCAGGATAGCAGCTAATAAAGCAACCCAGGCAGGGAGTTTGCCTGGGAATCTGCCCTTTCCGTTATCAAAAGCCTCCTTCTGCAGAAGCTGCGCAGAACCTGAAAACTGTATTTGGTGATTTCTTTTTCAAGTGTTTCTTCAAAGGTTGCTTTGATGTTGCTTTGAGTTTCTCTCCCACGGAGGGTTTTCTTGACTGGTTCtcattttgatgtttttctcaGATCCAAGACAGCCTCCCCCAGGTCATCGATTCTCTGTCCAAATGTGTGCAGTGGGCCGAGGGCTTTCTGCTGGTGTATTCCATCACAGACTACGACAGCTACTTGTCCATCCGACCCCTTTATCAGCACATCCGGAAGGTCCACCCTGACTCTAAAGCCCCTGTTATCATCGTGGGCAACAAGGGGGACCTTCTGCATGCCCGGCAGGTGCAGACACAGGACGGTATTCAGCTAGCCAATGAGCTCGGCAGCCTGTTCCTTGAAATTTCCACCAGCGAAAACTACGAAGATGTCTGTGATGTGTTTCAGCATCTCTGCAAAGAAGTAAGCAAGCTGCACAGTCTCAGTGGGGAAAGGAGAAGAGCCTCCATCATCCCTCGGCCCCGCTCTCCCAACATGCAGGACCTGAAGAGACGCTTCAAGCaggctctgtctcccaaagtcAAAGCCCCCTCTGCCCTGGGGTGAACCATCTCAGACAGatgcctctttttttaaatatgcatttgtGCAGCTA
Encoded here:
- the RASL11A gene encoding ras-like protein family member 11A encodes the protein MRLLSMSGHFLLTPIPESSPDLLPKDIKLAVLGAGRVGKSAMIVRFLTKRFIGDYEPNTGKLYSRLVSVEGDQLSLQIQDTPGGVQIQDSLPQVIDSLSKCVQWAEGFLLVYSITDYDSYLSIRPLYQHIRKVHPDSKAPVIIVGNKGDLLHARQVQTQDGIQLANELGSLFLEISTSENYEDVCDVFQHLCKEVSKLHSLSGERRRASIIPRPRSPNMQDLKRRFKQALSPKVKAPSALG